A region of Mesorhizobium sp. M3A.F.Ca.ET.080.04.2.1 DNA encodes the following proteins:
- a CDS encoding exopolysaccharide transport family protein → MSVQSAAADVDVDLRQLFASLARNWLRIFVVTMAAMGLAFAFAWLATPQYKATAKLEIGPRESVYTRPAGSSNDDRPATDEETLATEVQIISSPDILKQVAADLDLEKLPEFDEALKMSALARALVLVGLKSDPFDIPPEERVLKAMHDKLNVYGIEKTHVIAVEFSSKNPALAAKISDAIAQAYLASKANAKKESNSAATGFLGPEITDLQNRVKEAEAKVAAYRAQSDLLMGGNNSVLATQQLSELSSELSRVRANRAAAEATADSVRKALQNGGTLDSVPEVLSSELIQRLLERQVELRTSIADLSTTLLDNHPRIRALKSQLADLNGQIRSEAQKILKGLATQAQTAKARENQLVSEVNQLKVASARAGEQQVQLDALQRDANAQRQQLESYMASYREAASRADRNYLPVDARLLAKAQVPTEPYFPKIGPITGAAAAASLLLMAIGTLLAELFSGRAMRPAPGAPFDRIEQVAMPVARPAPVVAEANNDADQPAVDNGERVAAEPLLEAAEAQVADLPAAEAPPQSRLGEIDVERAAEKLIISGAARAIFVSPEGDEAAATAVLVAREVSDAGLRVLLLDLTASGAASRPMLDSGLFPGITNLLASEAQFSDVIHPDLYSDAHVIPVGTADPVRSMRAADRLPIIMQSLTTAYDLVVVECGPADAQGIGRLVGDGTEVFLSMLEADEEVTQAAVKLIENGYPNLTLVTPVGHEPPGNPVPGRRSAA, encoded by the coding sequence ATGTCCGTTCAGTCAGCGGCCGCGGATGTCGATGTCGACCTGAGACAGCTTTTCGCCAGCCTGGCGAGGAACTGGCTGCGCATATTTGTCGTCACGATGGCGGCAATGGGATTGGCTTTCGCCTTCGCCTGGCTCGCGACGCCGCAATACAAGGCGACCGCCAAGCTGGAGATCGGGCCACGCGAATCGGTCTACACGCGGCCGGCCGGCTCGAGCAATGACGACCGGCCGGCAACAGACGAGGAGACGCTGGCCACCGAGGTCCAGATCATATCGTCCCCCGATATCCTCAAGCAGGTTGCGGCCGATCTCGACCTGGAGAAATTGCCAGAATTCGACGAGGCGCTGAAAATGTCGGCGCTGGCGCGCGCGCTTGTCCTTGTCGGCCTGAAGAGCGATCCCTTCGACATCCCGCCGGAAGAGCGCGTGCTCAAGGCAATGCACGATAAGCTCAACGTCTATGGAATTGAAAAAACTCACGTTATTGCGGTTGAGTTTTCCTCGAAGAATCCAGCTCTCGCCGCCAAGATTTCCGACGCCATCGCCCAGGCCTATCTCGCCTCCAAGGCCAATGCAAAGAAGGAATCGAATTCCGCCGCCACCGGCTTTCTTGGCCCGGAAATCACCGATCTGCAGAACCGGGTGAAGGAGGCCGAAGCCAAGGTTGCCGCCTATCGGGCTCAATCCGATCTCTTGATGGGCGGCAACAATTCGGTGCTTGCCACCCAGCAGCTCTCCGAACTGTCTAGCGAGCTTTCGCGGGTGCGCGCCAATCGCGCCGCTGCCGAGGCGACGGCAGACAGCGTGCGCAAGGCGCTCCAGAATGGCGGCACGCTCGACAGCGTGCCGGAGGTACTGTCCTCGGAACTGATCCAACGTCTGCTCGAGCGGCAGGTTGAACTCAGGACCAGCATCGCCGACCTGTCGACCACCTTGCTGGACAACCATCCGCGCATCCGGGCGTTGAAGTCGCAGCTTGCCGACCTCAACGGTCAAATCCGCAGCGAGGCGCAGAAGATCCTGAAGGGATTGGCGACTCAGGCGCAGACAGCCAAGGCTCGCGAGAACCAGCTCGTTTCCGAGGTCAACCAGTTGAAGGTCGCTTCGGCCCGCGCCGGCGAGCAGCAGGTGCAACTCGATGCGCTGCAGCGCGACGCCAATGCTCAGCGCCAGCAGCTCGAATCCTATATGGCGAGCTACCGCGAGGCGGCTTCCCGGGCGGACCGCAACTATCTTCCGGTGGATGCCCGTCTGCTCGCCAAAGCGCAGGTCCCTACCGAGCCCTATTTCCCCAAGATCGGGCCGATCACGGGCGCCGCCGCCGCCGCATCGCTGCTGCTGATGGCCATTGGCACTCTTTTGGCGGAGTTGTTCTCCGGCCGTGCCATGCGACCGGCGCCTGGTGCCCCATTCGACCGCATCGAACAGGTGGCGATGCCCGTGGCGCGCCCGGCGCCGGTGGTCGCTGAGGCTAACAACGATGCCGACCAGCCGGCTGTCGACAATGGTGAACGCGTCGCTGCCGAACCCCTCTTGGAAGCGGCCGAAGCACAGGTCGCGGATCTCCCTGCGGCCGAGGCGCCGCCGCAGTCCAGGCTGGGGGAGATCGATGTCGAGAGAGCGGCGGAGAAGCTGATCATCTCGGGGGCCGCGCGCGCCATCTTCGTCTCGCCCGAAGGCGACGAGGCGGCGGCCACTGCCGTGCTGGTGGCACGCGAAGTTTCAGACGCCGGCCTGCGCGTCCTGTTGCTTGATCTAACCGCTTCCGGTGCCGCCTCGCGGCCGATGCTGGACAGCGGGCTATTTCCGGGCATCACCAACCTGCTTGCTTCCGAAGCGCAGTTCAGCGACGTCATTCATCCCGATCTTTACTCGGACGCGCATGTCATTCCCGTTGGGACCGCCGATCCGGTCCGCTCCATGCGCGCCGCCGACCGCTTGCCGATCATCATGCAGTCGCTGACCACCGCCTATGATCTCGTCGTCGTCGAATGCGGCCCGGCCGATGCGCAAGGCATCGGCAGGCTTGTCGGTGACGGCACCGAAGTTTTCCTGTCGATGCTCGAAGCCGACGAGGAAGTGACGCAAGCCGCCGTCAAGCTGATCGAGAACGGCTATCCCAATCTCACGCTGGTCACGCCTGTCGGCCATGAACCGCCGGGAAATCCGGTCCCAGGGCGCCGCTCGGCGGCGTAA
- a CDS encoding polysaccharide biosynthesis/export family protein, translated as MKSTCLFRALLALSLLTGCSSYRPAPAAFHEVLDQPYRLGAGDRIRVTVFEQDGLTNTYSVDQSGYISFPLVGAVPARGHTAHQLEKEIADKLRQGYLRDPDVSVEIDRYRPIFVMGEVGAAGQYSYVPGLTVQKAIAIAGGFTPRANQESVDITRDINGKVMTGRVVTSDPLLPGDTVYVRERLF; from the coding sequence ATGAAAAGCACTTGTCTCTTTCGCGCTTTGCTTGCCTTGTCGCTGCTGACCGGCTGCTCCAGCTATCGACCGGCGCCCGCCGCTTTCCATGAGGTGCTGGACCAGCCCTACCGGCTCGGTGCCGGCGATCGCATCCGAGTCACCGTGTTCGAGCAGGACGGGCTGACAAATACCTACAGCGTCGACCAGTCCGGCTATATCTCCTTTCCCTTGGTCGGCGCCGTTCCGGCGCGCGGCCATACGGCCCACCAGCTCGAGAAGGAAATTGCCGACAAGTTGCGGCAGGGCTATCTGCGCGATCCCGATGTTTCGGTGGAGATCGACCGCTACCGGCCGATCTTCGTCATGGGCGAGGTCGGCGCCGCCGGCCAGTATTCCTATGTGCCGGGGCTGACAGTGCAAAAGGCAATCGCCATCGCCGGCGGCTTCACGCCCCGCGCCAACCAGGAGAGCGTCGACATCACCCGCGACATAAACGGCAAGGTGATGACCGGGCGGGTGGTGACTTCCGATCCGCTGCTGCCCGGCGACACCGTCTACGTCCGTGAACGCCTGTTCTGA
- a CDS encoding glycosyltransferase, whose protein sequence is MAANLRIVHCFRSPVGGIFRHVRDLTEAQVAAGHSVGIVCDSTTGGDYEERLFGAMKNCLALGIHRTPMQRHIGPGDVAAAWRTYKIIKELRPDVLHGHGAKGGAYARLFGSLLRVSRFRVARLYSPHGGSLHYDETTATGKLFFGLERSMARFTDCLLFVSDYERRTWRRKVGEPSIPNRLVYNGLRAAEFHAVTTAPDPADFLYIGMMRDLKGPDIFIEALALAANQLGRRPSAVMVGDGDDLPRYHAQVKRLGLSDDVRFLAPMPARQAFALAQLIVVPSRAEAMPYIVLEALAAGRPMIATAVGGIPEIFGEGSPALIRPDAVQLADRMKAALEDLAAFRQLMPQTVELKSRFGADVMAADIEKTYFAALGR, encoded by the coding sequence GTGGCGGCGAACCTCAGGATCGTCCATTGCTTTCGCTCACCTGTCGGAGGAATCTTCCGGCATGTGCGCGACCTGACCGAGGCGCAGGTCGCGGCCGGCCATTCGGTCGGCATTGTCTGCGATTCGACCACCGGCGGCGACTACGAGGAGCGGCTGTTCGGGGCGATGAAGAACTGCCTGGCGCTCGGCATCCATCGCACGCCGATGCAGCGACACATCGGGCCGGGCGACGTCGCGGCGGCCTGGCGCACGTACAAGATCATCAAGGAATTGCGGCCGGACGTGCTGCACGGGCACGGCGCAAAGGGGGGCGCCTATGCCCGTCTGTTCGGCTCACTGTTGCGGGTCTCCAGGTTTCGCGTAGCCCGCCTTTATTCGCCGCATGGCGGCTCGCTGCACTATGACGAAACGACGGCCACCGGGAAGCTGTTCTTCGGGTTGGAGCGATCCATGGCGCGCTTCACCGACTGTCTGTTGTTCGTCTCCGATTACGAGCGGCGCACCTGGCGCCGAAAGGTCGGCGAGCCGTCCATCCCCAACAGGCTGGTCTATAACGGCCTGCGCGCGGCCGAATTCCATGCGGTGACGACGGCGCCAGATCCCGCCGACTTCCTCTACATCGGGATGATGCGCGACCTCAAAGGTCCCGACATCTTCATCGAGGCCCTGGCGCTCGCCGCCAACCAACTCGGCCGTCGCCCGAGCGCGGTGATGGTGGGCGATGGCGACGACCTGCCGCGCTACCACGCGCAGGTCAAACGTCTCGGGCTTTCGGATGATGTCCGCTTCCTGGCGCCGATGCCGGCGAGGCAGGCCTTCGCGCTGGCGCAGCTGATCGTGGTGCCCTCGCGCGCCGAGGCGATGCCCTATATCGTGCTGGAGGCGCTGGCCGCCGGTAGGCCGATGATCGCCACCGCGGTGGGCGGCATCCCGGAAATATTCGGCGAAGGGTCCCCTGCCCTGATCCGGCCCGATGCCGTTCAACTCGCGGACAGGATGAAAGCAGCCCTCGAAGACCTCGCCGCCTTTCGGCAGTTGATGCCGCAGACAGTCGAACTCAAATCCCGGTTCGGCGCCGACGTTATGGCCGCGGATATCGAAAAGACCTATTTCGCTGCGCTCGGCCGATAA
- a CDS encoding undecaprenyl-phosphate glucose phosphotransferase encodes MNEIDPARRFSMDVVRKLDSPAESGKPGGINDVARQVASQYRRDTMSPIMVSGVLRMVEFALLFGSGLGLYFQYVGFFTYLAWQYPLTIAAASFMAVVLLDVSDCYQVAALMRPIANFGRLLLVWAGTFALMALTAFIMKMSEDYSRLLFGTWFVVGFALIFGLRVVMARLIRRWARDGRMERRAVIVGGGKAAEELIRSVEKQPYNDIRICGIFDDRGDKRSPPIVAGYPKLGTITELIEFARIARIDMLIVSLPLTAESRVLQLLKKLWVLPVDIRLSAHSNALQFRPRAYSYIGSVPMLDIFDKPINDWDSVAKRAFDIVFSLVGIILFSPVMIATAIAIKLDSRGPVLFKQKRHGFNNEIIEVYKFRSMYTDKSDPTAKQTVTKNDPRVTRVGRFIRKTSIDELPQFFNALLGSLSLVGPRPHAIAAQSHNLLYNEVVDGYFARHKVKPGVTGWAQINGWRGEMDTNEKIRMRTEYDLHYIENWSMLFDLRILFLTPVRLLNTENAY; translated from the coding sequence ATGAACGAGATCGACCCCGCGCGCCGCTTTTCCATGGACGTGGTGCGGAAATTGGACAGCCCAGCCGAGAGCGGAAAGCCCGGCGGCATCAACGACGTCGCCCGCCAGGTCGCCTCGCAGTACCGGCGTGATACGATGTCGCCGATCATGGTCAGCGGCGTGCTGCGCATGGTCGAATTCGCCCTGCTGTTCGGGTCGGGACTCGGACTCTATTTCCAGTATGTCGGCTTCTTCACCTATCTCGCCTGGCAGTATCCGCTGACGATCGCCGCTGCTTCGTTCATGGCGGTGGTGCTGCTCGACGTCAGCGATTGCTACCAGGTCGCGGCCCTGATGCGCCCGATCGCCAATTTCGGCCGGCTGCTGCTGGTATGGGCCGGAACCTTCGCGCTGATGGCACTGACGGCCTTTATCATGAAGATGTCGGAGGACTATTCGCGCCTGCTGTTCGGCACCTGGTTCGTCGTCGGCTTTGCCCTGATCTTCGGCCTGCGAGTGGTGATGGCGAGGCTCATCCGACGCTGGGCGCGCGATGGTCGAATGGAGCGCCGCGCCGTCATCGTCGGCGGCGGCAAAGCGGCCGAAGAGCTGATCCGCTCGGTCGAGAAGCAGCCCTATAACGACATTCGCATCTGCGGCATCTTCGACGATCGCGGCGACAAGCGCTCGCCGCCCATCGTCGCCGGCTACCCGAAGCTAGGCACCATCACGGAACTGATCGAATTCGCGCGCATCGCTCGCATTGACATGCTCATCGTGTCGCTGCCGCTGACGGCCGAATCGCGCGTCCTGCAACTCTTGAAGAAATTATGGGTGCTGCCCGTCGACATCCGGCTGTCGGCGCATTCGAACGCGCTGCAGTTCCGCCCGCGCGCCTATTCCTACATCGGCTCGGTGCCGATGCTCGACATCTTCGACAAGCCGATCAACGACTGGGACTCGGTCGCCAAGCGCGCCTTCGACATCGTCTTCTCGCTGGTCGGCATCATCCTGTTCTCGCCAGTGATGATCGCGACTGCCATCGCCATCAAGCTCGACAGCAGGGGTCCGGTGCTGTTCAAGCAGAAGCGGCATGGCTTCAACAACGAGATCATCGAGGTCTACAAGTTCCGCTCGATGTACACCGACAAGTCGGATCCGACCGCCAAGCAGACAGTGACCAAGAACGATCCGCGCGTGACCCGCGTCGGCCGCTTCATCCGCAAGACCTCGATCGACGAGCTGCCGCAGTTCTTCAACGCGCTGCTCGGCTCGTTGTCGCTGGTCGGGCCGCGCCCGCATGCGATCGCCGCACAGTCCCACAACCTGCTCTACAACGAGGTGGTGGACGGCTATTTCGCCCGCCACAAGGTGAAGCCCGGCGTCACCGGCTGGGCGCAGATCAATGGCTGGCGCGGCGAGATGGACACCAACGAGAAGATCCGCATGCGCACCGAATACGACCTCCACTATATCGAGAACTGGTCGATGCTGTTCGACCTGCGCATCCTGTTCCTGACGCCGGTCCGACTGCTCAACACGGAAAACGCCTATTGA
- a CDS encoding O-antigen ligase family protein, whose amino-acid sequence MFGILLSGFVISEPAPYELYMAALIAVWALFGLRISRAIMPLLVLLVAMNIGGMIAMTQMSDLANTPLYLAVSLFLAFSAVFFASVTSVQPDLYRLIFIAYVVSAVATSLLGIAGYFHAFPGAEMFTKYDRAAGAFQDPNVFGPFLVLPGTYLLYLLMTGPASRMPLLAVPLLVVAAGIFFSFSRGAWGMFAVSAVLLTACLFLQSASSRFRLRLVVMTIAALALLVIAILVILQLPGVSDMFSQRAHLEQSYDTARLGRFARYTIGFQMALEHPFGIGPLVFGTLFGEDTHDIWLKALMDYGWLGFVSFLTLTLWTISAGFRIILRDRPWQPYLLCAFVAYLGNIGLGTFIDIDHWRHLYLLLGLIWGAIALEYRHQKHLRLGLGPQFAMGNSSGRYLAEFG is encoded by the coding sequence ATGTTCGGCATTCTTCTCTCCGGCTTCGTCATCAGCGAGCCCGCGCCTTACGAGCTTTATATGGCCGCGCTGATCGCCGTCTGGGCGCTGTTCGGCTTGCGGATCTCGCGGGCAATCATGCCGCTGCTGGTGCTGCTGGTGGCGATGAACATCGGCGGCATGATCGCGATGACGCAGATGTCGGACCTTGCCAACACTCCGCTCTATCTCGCCGTCTCGCTGTTCCTCGCCTTCAGCGCGGTCTTCTTCGCCTCGGTGACATCGGTCCAGCCCGATCTCTACCGCCTGATCTTCATCGCCTATGTCGTGTCGGCGGTCGCCACCTCCCTGCTCGGCATAGCCGGCTATTTCCATGCCTTCCCGGGCGCCGAGATGTTCACCAAATACGACCGCGCCGCCGGCGCCTTCCAGGACCCCAACGTGTTCGGCCCGTTCCTGGTGCTGCCCGGCACCTACCTGCTCTATCTCCTGATGACCGGGCCGGCGTCGCGCATGCCGCTGCTTGCGGTGCCGCTGCTCGTCGTCGCGGCCGGCATCTTCTTTTCCTTCTCGCGCGGCGCCTGGGGCATGTTCGCCGTGTCGGCGGTGCTGCTCACCGCCTGCCTCTTCCTGCAGAGCGCAAGCAGCCGGTTCAGGCTGCGGCTGGTGGTGATGACGATCGCGGCGCTCGCCCTGCTCGTGATCGCCATCCTCGTCATCCTGCAACTGCCCGGCGTGTCGGACATGTTCAGCCAGCGCGCGCATCTGGAGCAGAGCTACGACACGGCCCGCCTCGGCCGCTTCGCCCGCTACACGATCGGCTTTCAGATGGCGCTGGAGCACCCGTTCGGCATCGGCCCGCTGGTGTTCGGCACCCTCTTCGGCGAGGACACGCACGACATCTGGCTGAAGGCCCTGATGGACTATGGCTGGCTCGGCTTCGTGTCATTCCTGACGCTGACGCTATGGACCATCAGCGCAGGCTTTCGCATCATTTTGCGCGACCGGCCGTGGCAGCCCTATCTGCTCTGCGCCTTTGTCGCCTATCTCGGCAATATCGGGCTCGGCACCTTCATCGACATCGACCATTGGCGCCATCTCTATCTGCTGCTCGGCCTGATCTGGGGCGCGATCGCGTTGGAATACCGGCATCAGAAGCATTTGCGGCTGGGCCTAGGGCCGCAATTCGCCATGGGGAATTCGTCGGGGCGATACCTTGCCGAATTCGGTTGA
- a CDS encoding LysE family translocator translates to MNPAHWIAFVGTVILLQMPPGPDSMLVMARGIGQGRGVALFTVLGMTAGAGMVQLPLIAIGVSSLVRASPFAFAMLQWMGAAYLIWLGVRLIFASPAMASQQVRDIKPLAAAREGMVANLINPWPITFMVAFLPQFVEPHGSSVTSQLLLLGATQKLTGVLVLGAYALAAGSIGAWIMARPHVRLWQQRIAGCVIVGLGVRLALGNGTSR, encoded by the coding sequence ATGAACCCGGCGCACTGGATAGCCTTTGTTGGAACTGTCATCCTGCTACAGATGCCACCAGGCCCGGACAGCATGCTTGTCATGGCCCGTGGCATCGGCCAGGGGCGTGGAGTTGCCTTGTTTACGGTGTTGGGGATGACAGCCGGCGCCGGCATGGTGCAACTTCCGTTGATCGCGATTGGAGTTTCATCGCTCGTAAGAGCGTCGCCGTTTGCCTTTGCAATGCTGCAATGGATGGGAGCAGCCTATCTGATTTGGCTTGGCGTGCGGCTGATCTTCGCGTCGCCCGCTATGGCGTCCCAGCAAGTCAGGGACATCAAGCCGCTCGCCGCTGCACGGGAAGGGATGGTTGCCAATCTGATCAACCCTTGGCCCATCACTTTCATGGTTGCATTTCTGCCTCAGTTTGTCGAACCGCATGGCAGTTCGGTGACATCGCAACTCTTGCTGCTAGGGGCGACTCAGAAATTGACGGGCGTTCTGGTGCTAGGAGCCTATGCTCTCGCGGCCGGTTCGATCGGCGCCTGGATTATGGCGCGCCCTCATGTGCGGCTCTGGCAGCAGCGAATTGCCGGATGCGTCATCGTCGGATTGGGGGTCCGTTTGGCTTTGGGTAACGGCACAAGCCGCTAA
- a CDS encoding YbaK/EbsC family protein, which yields MSLESVRAFFAEHAPDIEVIVTEASSATVALAAEAHGVLPEQIAKTICLRVGDETMLVVTSGTARLDNRKCKDTLGGKPRMLDGEQVLAATSHPPGGVCPFGLPAPLPVYCDVTLRAFDEVVPAAGATNAAVRITPQRMAELVDAKWVDVCQ from the coding sequence ATGAGCTTGGAATCGGTCCGCGCATTCTTCGCCGAACATGCGCCCGACATCGAGGTGATCGTCACCGAGGCCAGTTCTGCGACGGTGGCGCTGGCCGCCGAGGCCCATGGCGTGCTGCCGGAGCAGATCGCCAAGACCATCTGCCTGCGTGTCGGCGACGAGACCATGCTGGTGGTGACAAGCGGCACCGCCAGGCTCGACAACCGCAAGTGCAAGGACACTCTCGGCGGCAAGCCGCGCATGCTCGACGGCGAGCAGGTGCTTGCGGCAACCAGCCATCCGCCCGGCGGCGTCTGCCCGTTCGGCCTGCCGGCGCCGCTGCCGGTCTATTGCGACGTCACGCTGCGAGCCTTCGACGAGGTCGTTCCCGCCGCCGGCGCCACCAACGCCGCCGTGCGCATCACGCCGCAACGCATGGCCGAGCTCGTCGATGCCAAATGGGTCGACGTTTGCCAGTAG
- a CDS encoding helix-turn-helix transcriptional regulator, protein MPNTARNAVSSEMIAAPGYNALKAVRETRGYTIEELSLTCGLAVGEIIDIEDGRDADPVKLRRIASALQMPEEELISVPAVESRPTRQ, encoded by the coding sequence ATGCCCAACACCGCAAGAAACGCAGTTTCCAGCGAAATGATTGCTGCGCCCGGCTACAACGCCCTCAAGGCCGTGCGCGAAACCAGGGGATATACAATTGAGGAGCTTTCTTTGACCTGCGGTTTGGCCGTTGGCGAGATCATCGACATCGAGGATGGCAGGGACGCCGATCCCGTCAAACTCCGACGTATCGCTTCCGCGCTGCAGATGCCGGAAGAGGAATTGATCAGCGTACCCGCCGTGGAAAGCCGGCCGACGCGACAATAG
- a CDS encoding DUF883 family protein — MASFSSLSDLDLDKQIASLSRQLTDLRSALARRGDAYYDDGRAAASDYYSELAERLHDALPAIRRRGSALERTARDHPATAAAVGLVVVGLLAGLLLSRR, encoded by the coding sequence ATGGCTTCATTTTCGTCTCTCTCGGACCTCGACCTGGACAAGCAGATCGCCTCGCTGTCGCGCCAGTTGACAGATCTTCGGTCGGCCTTGGCCAGACGCGGGGACGCTTACTATGACGATGGTCGCGCGGCAGCGTCGGACTACTATTCAGAGCTTGCCGAACGGCTGCACGACGCTCTGCCGGCAATTCGGCGCAGGGGTAGCGCGCTCGAACGCACGGCGCGCGACCATCCTGCGACGGCTGCCGCCGTTGGATTGGTCGTGGTCGGGTTGCTTGCCGGGCTGCTGCTCAGTCGGCGTTGA
- a CDS encoding MerR family transcriptional regulator: MDKSPDAFRTISEVAEDLDLPQHVLRFWETRFNQIKPMKRGGGRRYYRPQDVELIKGIRHMLYDQGYTIKGVQKLLRENGNHFLVAIGNGDMAAVEAIAQRRQAEQVPLTVAAQPRAGDEDALVGQPKVKPSRRFFGLGKAEEDGPVQPDSGKLSRDNRALLQEALFDLLECKRLLDQVR; the protein is encoded by the coding sequence ATGGACAAGAGCCCGGATGCTTTCCGCACCATCAGCGAAGTCGCGGAAGATCTCGACCTGCCGCAACACGTGCTGCGTTTCTGGGAGACGCGCTTCAACCAGATCAAGCCGATGAAGCGCGGCGGCGGCCGCCGCTACTACCGGCCGCAGGACGTCGAACTGATCAAGGGCATACGTCACATGCTCTACGACCAGGGCTACACGATCAAGGGCGTGCAGAAGCTGCTGCGCGAGAACGGCAATCACTTCCTGGTCGCCATCGGCAATGGCGACATGGCGGCCGTCGAAGCGATTGCGCAACGCCGGCAGGCCGAGCAGGTCCCGTTGACGGTCGCCGCCCAACCGCGCGCCGGCGACGAGGACGCCTTGGTCGGCCAGCCCAAGGTCAAGCCCAGCCGCCGCTTCTTCGGCCTCGGCAAGGCTGAAGAGGATGGTCCGGTGCAGCCGGATTCCGGAAAACTGTCGCGCGACAACCGCGCTCTGCTGCAGGAGGCCTTGTTCGATCTGCTCGAGTGCAAGCGCCTGCTCGATCAGGTGCGCTAG
- a CDS encoding integration host factor subunit alpha, with the protein MGGKTLTRADLAEAVYRKVGLSRTESAELVEAVLDEICEAIVRGETVKLSSFATFHVRSKNERIGRNPKTGEEVPILPRRVMTFKSSNVLKNRILRSHQNSKAKGSK; encoded by the coding sequence ATGGGGGGAAAGACACTTACGCGCGCCGACCTTGCCGAAGCCGTGTACCGCAAAGTCGGCTTGTCGCGAACTGAATCGGCGGAGCTCGTCGAAGCGGTGCTGGACGAGATTTGCGAAGCCATCGTCCGCGGCGAGACGGTCAAGCTATCGTCTTTTGCCACCTTCCATGTCCGCTCCAAGAACGAACGCATCGGCCGCAACCCGAAGACCGGCGAGGAAGTGCCGATCCTGCCGCGCCGCGTGATGACGTTCAAATCATCAAATGTGCTGAAGAACCGCATCCTGCGCTCGCACCAGAACAGCAAGGCCAAGGGCAGCAAGTAG
- a CDS encoding beta-ketoacyl-ACP synthase III, producing MIRSVVRGNGAALPRRIMKNADFEGMVETSDEWIVQRTGIRQRHIAADDETTASLGEAAARAALDSAALTPADIDLVVLATSTPNNTFPATAVEIQNRLGMHHGFAFDMQAVCSGFVYAIATADLYIRGGLAKRVLVIGAETFSRILDWSDRSTCVLFGDGAGAVVLEAGEGTGGIADRGVLAASLRSDGVHKEKLFVDGGPSTTGSVGHLRMEGREVFKHAVGMITDVIEATFAQAGITAEDLDWFVPHQANKRIIDASARKLGIAEEKVVVTVDLHGNTSAASVPLALSVAIADGRIKKGDLVLLEAMGGGFTWGAVLVRW from the coding sequence TTGATCAGATCAGTCGTGCGCGGCAACGGTGCCGCGCTGCCCCGCCGCATCATGAAGAATGCCGATTTCGAAGGCATGGTGGAGACGTCCGACGAGTGGATCGTCCAGCGCACCGGCATTCGTCAGCGCCATATCGCGGCCGATGACGAGACGACTGCTTCGCTGGGCGAGGCAGCCGCACGCGCCGCGCTCGACAGTGCCGCTCTCACGCCGGCCGACATCGATCTCGTCGTGCTTGCGACGTCGACGCCCAACAACACCTTTCCCGCGACCGCCGTCGAGATCCAGAACCGGCTTGGCATGCATCACGGTTTTGCCTTCGACATGCAGGCCGTGTGCTCCGGCTTCGTCTATGCGATTGCCACCGCCGATCTTTATATCCGCGGCGGGTTGGCGAAGCGTGTGCTGGTGATCGGCGCTGAAACCTTCTCGCGTATTCTCGACTGGAGCGACCGCTCCACCTGCGTTCTGTTCGGCGACGGCGCCGGCGCGGTGGTGCTGGAGGCCGGCGAAGGGACGGGCGGCATCGCCGATCGCGGCGTGCTGGCGGCAAGCCTGCGCTCCGACGGCGTCCACAAGGAAAAGCTCTTCGTCGACGGCGGTCCTTCGACCACGGGATCGGTCGGCCATCTCAGGATGGAGGGCCGCGAAGTGTTCAAGCACGCGGTCGGCATGATCACCGACGTCATCGAGGCGACGTTCGCGCAGGCCGGGATCACGGCGGAAGACCTCGACTGGTTCGTGCCGCATCAGGCCAATAAACGCATTATTGACGCTTCCGCCAGGAAGCTCGGGATTGCCGAGGAAAAAGTGGTTGTCACCGTCGATCTACACGGTAACACCTCGGCTGCCTCCGTGCCGCTGGCGTTGTCGGTGGCCATTGCCGACGGCCGCATCAAGAAGGGTGACCTGGTGCTGCTGGAGGCGATGGGTGGGGGCTTCACCTGGGGGGCGGTGTTGGTTCGCTGGTAA